From the genome of Haloarchaeobius salinus, one region includes:
- a CDS encoding phosphate signaling complex PhoU family protein, whose translation METRKVQRLGPSTLAMTLPAEWAKEQDVEKGDEVSLRMGGKGTLTVMPESASTEESEAIIHADNLDADAVERAIVAQYVLGRRVIRVVHEGGTLPSEHINAVYQAETQLMGLGVIEETPESIAIRCSVDPEDFTLDNLLERLESTGSTMRGEAIKALAHGNPDMAQRALNRERQANKIFVLMLRLIFTAYQNPNLARAVGLDEGFPLIGYRSIAKNLELTADNAEDIAEIVMETENHTLNVDQPVMRRIREFTEKVDEITALAVEAAVERDYDKTIEVRRLFHEISDREREILDDLPEMDNKDLLQVREVLVSLQQTAQYAMRNAEIAVNLALNEESEHVEIN comes from the coding sequence ATGGAAACGCGAAAGGTCCAGCGGCTCGGACCGTCCACGCTGGCGATGACGCTGCCGGCAGAGTGGGCGAAGGAGCAGGACGTCGAGAAGGGCGACGAGGTGTCGCTGCGGATGGGTGGCAAGGGAACGCTGACGGTGATGCCGGAGTCGGCGAGCACCGAGGAGTCCGAGGCCATCATCCACGCGGACAACCTCGACGCGGACGCCGTCGAGCGCGCCATCGTCGCGCAGTACGTGCTCGGGCGGCGGGTCATCCGCGTCGTCCACGAGGGCGGCACGCTCCCCTCGGAGCACATCAACGCGGTCTACCAGGCCGAGACGCAGCTGATGGGTCTCGGCGTCATCGAGGAGACGCCCGAGAGCATCGCCATCCGCTGCTCCGTCGACCCCGAGGACTTCACGCTCGACAACCTGCTCGAGCGCCTCGAGTCCACGGGCTCGACGATGCGCGGCGAGGCCATCAAGGCGCTCGCCCACGGCAACCCCGACATGGCCCAGCGCGCGCTCAACCGCGAGCGCCAGGCGAACAAGATCTTCGTGCTGATGCTGCGGCTCATCTTCACGGCCTACCAGAACCCGAACCTCGCCCGCGCGGTCGGGCTGGACGAGGGCTTCCCGCTCATCGGCTACCGCTCCATCGCGAAGAACCTGGAGCTGACCGCGGACAACGCCGAGGACATCGCCGAGATCGTCATGGAGACGGAGAATCACACCCTCAACGTCGACCAGCCCGTGATGCGCCGCATCCGCGAGTTCACGGAGAAGGTCGACGAGATCACCGCACTCGCGGTCGAGGCGGCCGTCGAGCGCGACTACGACAAGACCATCGAGGTGCGCCGGCTGTTCCACGAGATCAGCGACCGCGAGCGCGAGATCCTCGACGACCTCCCCGAGATGGACAACAAGGACCTCCTGCAGGTACGGGAGGTGCTCGTCAGCCTCCAGCAGACCGCCCAGTACGCCATGCGGAACGCCGAGATCGCGGTCAACCTCGCGCTCAACGAGGAGTCCGAGCACGTCGAGATCAACTGA
- a CDS encoding ATP-NAD kinase family protein, translating into MRIGVVVNPIAGMGGRVGLKGTDGKVAEARERGAEQRAPERAVEALTTLRGAAGEPVELFTAGGAMGEQEAREAGFEPTVVTETGDETDAGDTRAAVEAFLDADVDLVLFVGGDGTAVDVAKTLQAAGVDTPMLGVPAGVKIYSSVFGVTPRDAGRVAATFDRVADREVNDIDEDAYRGGEVRTTLHAVVPVPVAEAVQSSKQVGGGTVDSLAEGFAEEVDPDVTYILAPGSTVGAIKRELGFEPSPLGVDVWRDGEVLAYDATEDEILDVLGERNVIVVSPIGGQGFIFGRGNHQISPAVIERSEVEVVASRDKLDDVGVLRVDTDDEAVNESLRGWQQVRVGRYERRLLKVA; encoded by the coding sequence ATGCGAATCGGGGTCGTCGTCAATCCCATCGCCGGGATGGGCGGACGCGTCGGACTGAAAGGGACCGACGGGAAGGTCGCCGAGGCACGCGAGCGCGGCGCGGAGCAGCGCGCACCCGAGCGTGCGGTCGAGGCACTGACGACGCTCCGCGGGGCCGCGGGCGAGCCCGTCGAGCTGTTCACGGCCGGCGGTGCGATGGGCGAGCAGGAGGCCCGCGAGGCCGGGTTCGAGCCGACCGTCGTCACCGAGACCGGCGACGAGACCGATGCTGGGGACACGCGCGCGGCGGTCGAAGCCTTCCTCGACGCCGACGTCGACCTCGTGCTGTTCGTCGGCGGCGATGGGACCGCTGTCGACGTGGCGAAGACGCTCCAGGCGGCCGGCGTGGACACGCCGATGCTCGGCGTGCCCGCCGGCGTCAAGATATACTCCTCTGTGTTCGGCGTGACGCCCAGGGACGCGGGGCGCGTCGCGGCGACGTTCGACCGCGTCGCGGACCGGGAGGTGAACGACATCGACGAGGACGCCTACCGCGGCGGCGAGGTACGGACGACGCTCCACGCGGTCGTCCCGGTGCCGGTCGCGGAGGCGGTGCAGTCCTCGAAGCAGGTCGGTGGCGGCACCGTCGACTCGCTGGCGGAGGGGTTCGCCGAGGAGGTCGACCCCGACGTGACGTACATCCTCGCACCGGGGAGCACCGTCGGTGCCATCAAGCGCGAGCTCGGCTTCGAGCCGTCGCCGCTGGGTGTGGACGTCTGGCGCGACGGCGAGGTGCTGGCGTACGACGCGACCGAGGACGAGATACTGGACGTGCTCGGCGAGCGGAACGTCATCGTCGTCTCGCCCATCGGCGGGCAGGGGTTCATCTTCGGCCGGGGCAACCATCAGATCTCGCCGGCGGTCATCGAACGCAGCGAGGTCGAGGTCGTCGCTTCCCGGGACAAGCTCGACGACGTTGGCGTCCTCAGGGTCGACACCGACGACGAGGCCGTCAACGAGTCGCTGCGGGGCTGGCAGCAGGTCCGGGTCGGCCGATACGAGCGACGGCTGCTCAAGGTCGCCTGA
- a CDS encoding site-2 protease family protein: MRNLTVLRVWGIPIRINISLVVFLPILAWLLGSGTQIGLYAGWIESAFGVAVDTEALSTGSTPWVVGTAAAVGLFVSVTLHELGHAWVALRYGLGIESITLWILGGLAALSEIPREWNKEFWIAIAGPITSVVTAAVAAGLLLVTPSSLPVVQFVFGWLAVANVILAVFNMLPAFPMDGGRILRALLARNRPYGSATRIAARIGIVFAMLFAVVGAINFDPILLLLALFIYGAATSESRTVLLDELLEGITVGDVMSRDVPTVPADETVAAFTDRMFRERRTTYPVTDEAGTVVGIVTLADMRSVDPDDRETTTVGSVAKEVPQFEASGDAFETLAALNSTRAKNALVTRDGSVIGVLSEADFAHALSMQREFGSGLPDDRVA; this comes from the coding sequence ATGCGAAATCTCACCGTCCTCAGAGTCTGGGGCATCCCAATCCGCATCAACATCTCGCTCGTGGTGTTCCTGCCGATACTCGCCTGGCTGCTCGGCAGCGGCACACAGATCGGCCTCTACGCGGGCTGGATAGAGAGTGCGTTCGGCGTCGCGGTCGACACCGAGGCACTCAGTACCGGCTCGACGCCGTGGGTCGTCGGCACCGCAGCCGCGGTCGGGCTGTTCGTCAGCGTGACGCTGCACGAGCTCGGCCACGCCTGGGTCGCGCTCCGGTACGGGCTCGGCATCGAGTCCATCACGCTCTGGATTCTGGGCGGACTGGCCGCGCTCTCGGAGATCCCCCGCGAGTGGAACAAGGAGTTCTGGATCGCCATCGCCGGGCCGATAACGAGCGTGGTCACCGCCGCCGTCGCCGCCGGGCTGTTGCTCGTGACGCCGTCGTCGCTGCCGGTCGTCCAGTTCGTCTTCGGGTGGCTGGCGGTCGCGAACGTCATCCTCGCGGTGTTCAACATGCTGCCCGCCTTCCCGATGGACGGCGGCCGCATCCTCCGGGCGCTGCTCGCACGCAACCGGCCGTACGGGAGCGCGACGCGCATCGCGGCTCGGATCGGGATCGTGTTCGCGATGCTCTTCGCGGTCGTCGGCGCCATCAACTTCGACCCCATCCTGCTGCTGCTCGCGCTGTTCATCTACGGCGCGGCGACCTCCGAGTCCCGGACCGTGCTGCTCGACGAGCTGCTGGAGGGCATCACCGTCGGGGACGTCATGAGCCGGGACGTGCCGACGGTCCCCGCCGACGAGACCGTCGCCGCGTTCACCGACCGGATGTTTCGCGAGCGACGGACGACCTACCCGGTGACCGACGAGGCCGGGACCGTCGTCGGTATCGTCACGCTCGCCGACATGCGCTCCGTCGATCCGGACGACAGGGAGACCACCACGGTCGGCAGTGTCGCAAAGGAGGTACCCCAGTTCGAGGCCAGCGGTGACGCCTTCGAGACGCTGGCGGCGTTGAACAGCACGCGAGCGAAGAACGCGCTGGTGACGCGGGACGGCTCCGTCATCGGCGTGCTCTCCGAGGCCGACTTCGCCCACGCGCTCTCGATGCAGCGCGAGTTCGGCTCCGGGCTACCCGACGACCGGGTTGCCTGA
- a CDS encoding competence/damage-inducible protein A, translating into MRVAVVTVGDELLSGDTANTNATWLCRRLTERGVDVERVLTVPDDVGDIAQVVNESLAAYDAVVVTGGLGPTHDDLTMEGVAAAVGREVESSAEAEAWLTEQGGYAASDLAPGTTHLPAGARVLHNEAGVAPGCVVESVYVLPGVPEEMEAMFEQVAPEFSGTIRHVEVVDADEPESALVERVAELRERFDVRVGSYPGETVSVKLSGVDEDEVRAAATWLRERVDEPGT; encoded by the coding sequence ATGCGCGTAGCCGTCGTGACCGTCGGCGACGAACTCCTGAGTGGCGACACGGCGAACACCAACGCGACGTGGCTCTGTCGCCGGCTCACCGAGCGCGGCGTCGACGTCGAGCGCGTCCTCACGGTGCCGGACGACGTGGGCGACATCGCCCAGGTGGTCAACGAGTCGCTGGCGGCGTACGACGCGGTCGTCGTGACGGGCGGGCTCGGACCGACGCACGACGACCTGACGATGGAGGGTGTGGCGGCGGCGGTCGGCCGGGAGGTCGAGTCCAGCGCGGAGGCCGAGGCGTGGCTCACCGAGCAGGGAGGCTACGCGGCGAGCGACCTCGCACCCGGCACTACGCACCTCCCGGCTGGAGCGCGGGTGCTGCACAACGAGGCCGGCGTCGCGCCGGGCTGTGTCGTCGAGTCCGTCTACGTCCTGCCGGGCGTTCCCGAGGAGATGGAGGCGATGTTCGAGCAGGTCGCCCCGGAGTTCAGCGGGACGATACGCCACGTCGAGGTCGTCGACGCCGACGAACCCGAATCGGCGCTCGTCGAGCGGGTCGCCGAGCTGCGCGAGCGCTTCGACGTACGGGTCGGCAGCTACCCGGGCGAGACGGTGTCGGTGAAGCTCTCCGGGGTCGACGAGGACGAGGTACGGGCGGCGGCGACCTGGCTGCGCGAGCGGGTCGACGAACCCGGAACGTAG
- a CDS encoding DUF5803 family protein, with protein sequence MNRRLLLGAGLALLLVASAGCLGFFDDGISDARLDRNATYEWEEVPNWDTTNGTPEPVETDETTDVYVNVTGGAYHAVYHIDNRTDEEFEVWTRGISNDNPVDISALRFRYANGTTVNGSELRVYKTNYRTHVVLPTEEEGDTVNGTLAFSGPAEPKHFRMWNYMEGTYEVVLPAGFRTSFFLFGQVVPSADNSYVDDDNRLHLEWTDEESPVSGRMTIKYYLQRDYYIFTGTATILGLAAVFGLGYYWYQIRELTELREEMGFDSGDDSG encoded by the coding sequence ATGAACCGTCGACTGCTGCTCGGAGCCGGGCTGGCCCTGCTGCTCGTCGCCAGCGCCGGCTGTCTCGGGTTCTTCGACGACGGCATCTCCGACGCACGGCTGGACCGCAACGCCACCTACGAATGGGAGGAGGTCCCGAACTGGGACACCACGAACGGCACACCCGAGCCCGTCGAGACCGACGAGACGACCGACGTGTACGTCAACGTCACCGGCGGTGCGTACCACGCGGTCTACCACATCGACAACCGCACCGACGAGGAGTTCGAGGTGTGGACCCGCGGCATCAGCAACGACAACCCCGTCGACATCTCGGCGCTGCGGTTCCGCTACGCGAACGGGACCACGGTGAACGGCTCCGAGCTCCGGGTGTACAAGACCAACTACCGGACCCACGTCGTCCTCCCGACCGAGGAGGAGGGCGACACGGTCAACGGGACGCTCGCGTTCTCCGGTCCCGCCGAGCCCAAGCACTTCCGGATGTGGAACTACATGGAGGGTACCTACGAGGTCGTCCTGCCGGCCGGCTTCCGCACGTCCTTCTTCCTGTTCGGGCAGGTCGTCCCCTCGGCGGACAACAGCTACGTCGACGACGACAACCGGCTCCACCTCGAGTGGACGGACGAGGAGAGCCCCGTCTCCGGCCGGATGACGATCAAGTACTACCTCCAGCGCGACTACTACATCTTCACCGGCACCGCAACCATCCTCGGGCTGGCGGCGGTGTTCGGGCTGGGCTACTACTGGTACCAGATCCGGGAGCTCACCGAGCTGCGCGAGGAGATGGGCTTCGACAGCGGTGACGACTCCGGATGA
- a CDS encoding DUF2110 family protein produces MVVLATKVYVEGDARNRSLDALRALVDNEVGELDVEYDIGVRHDDFPTVTIEGPDAVAARNVLAEEYGEILPQLEAGETYVGTLQRWDDEGFVLDAGQHVRIPADELGLGPGSPEQIRDRFGIVQHLPMRFVYGGDDEPSRLADEERDRLYEWTRGTGRLNVNSATRGEVRATINRAGHAQDIVTVERLGLLEHSVVCREGTDPPGLLASVGEYLPAELKCVVP; encoded by the coding sequence ATGGTCGTCCTCGCAACCAAGGTGTACGTCGAGGGCGACGCGCGGAACCGGTCGCTGGACGCGCTGCGCGCGCTGGTCGACAACGAGGTCGGCGAGCTCGACGTCGAGTACGACATCGGCGTGCGACACGACGACTTCCCGACCGTGACAATCGAGGGGCCGGACGCCGTCGCGGCCCGGAACGTCCTCGCCGAGGAGTACGGCGAGATACTGCCCCAGCTCGAAGCCGGCGAGACGTACGTCGGCACCCTCCAGCGGTGGGACGACGAGGGCTTCGTCCTCGACGCCGGCCAGCACGTCCGCATCCCGGCGGACGAGCTCGGCCTCGGCCCCGGCAGTCCGGAACAGATCCGCGACCGCTTCGGCATCGTCCAGCACCTCCCGATGCGGTTCGTCTACGGCGGCGACGACGAGCCCTCCCGGCTGGCCGACGAGGAGCGCGACCGGCTGTACGAGTGGACCCGCGGCACGGGCCGGCTGAACGTCAACAGCGCGACCCGCGGCGAGGTCCGCGCGACCATCAACCGCGCCGGTCACGCTCAGGACATCGTCACCGTCGAACGCCTCGGCCTGCTCGAGCACTCCGTGGTCTGCCGCGAGGGCACCGACCCGCCGGGCCTGCTCGCCAGCGTCGGGGAGTACCTCCCGGCCGAGCTGAAGTGCGTCGTCCCATAG
- a CDS encoding transcription factor — translation MAFEELLEDPVIQKYLHELVGPKGMPVAAAPPDGEVTDEELAEELDLELNDVRRALFILYENDLASYRRLRDEDSGWLTYLWTFQYQNIPENLEEEMYRLLDTLADRNEYERNHEFYLCEVCSIRFEFGEAMDFGFECPECGSPVESMDNEMLVTAMEERIADLRDELNVDASA, via the coding sequence ATGGCTTTTGAGGAGCTCCTGGAAGACCCTGTCATCCAAAAGTACCTCCACGAGCTGGTCGGTCCGAAGGGCATGCCGGTCGCGGCCGCCCCGCCGGACGGCGAGGTCACCGACGAGGAACTCGCAGAGGAACTGGACCTGGAGCTCAACGACGTGCGCCGGGCCCTGTTCATCCTCTACGAGAACGACCTCGCCTCGTACCGACGGCTCCGCGACGAGGACTCCGGCTGGCTCACCTACCTGTGGACGTTCCAGTACCAGAACATCCCGGAGAACCTGGAGGAGGAGATGTACCGACTGCTCGATACGCTCGCGGACCGCAACGAGTACGAGCGCAACCACGAGTTCTACCTGTGTGAGGTCTGCTCCATCCGCTTCGAGTTCGGCGAGGCGATGGACTTCGGCTTCGAGTGCCCCGAGTGTGGCTCGCCGGTGGAGTCGATGGACAACGAGATGCTGGTCACGGCGATGGAGGAGCGCATCGCGGACCTCCGTGACGAACTGAACGTGGACGCGAGCGCATAA
- the nirK gene encoding copper-containing nitrite reductase encodes MFDTTRRRVVQALGLGGAASLAGCTIGGQEAQGTQSTTVASTRSQDGPAETTVDRIAADPRDLPDPVDWSEPRRHEVELEVTEETAEIEPGVTFDYMTFDGRVPGPMLRVRRGDTVNLTLSSPDSNSMPHNIDLHAVYGPGGGAEATSINPGESATIEFRAMYPGVHIYHCAVPNLDQHISAGMFGAILVEPEDGLPEVDHEFYFGQHEIYTDKAAGEEGHHGFDFEAMKKEEPSYVVYNGEAYAFTENGYGPVEVDKGDRVRIFMSNGGPNLTSSWHAIGNVWTDFYRDGALANEPENYVETAPVAPGTVACAEIDTPVPEPIKLVDHALTRVARKGMMGVIQVNGSPEPDIFDPDP; translated from the coding sequence ATGTTTGACACCACGCGGCGGCGCGTCGTACAGGCCCTCGGTCTCGGTGGCGCAGCGAGTCTCGCCGGCTGCACCATCGGCGGACAGGAGGCACAGGGCACCCAGTCGACCACGGTAGCGTCCACCCGGAGCCAGGACGGCCCGGCCGAGACGACGGTCGACCGCATCGCGGCCGATCCACGCGACCTGCCGGATCCGGTCGACTGGAGCGAGCCGCGACGCCACGAGGTCGAACTCGAAGTCACCGAGGAGACCGCCGAGATCGAACCCGGCGTCACGTTCGACTACATGACCTTCGACGGGCGCGTGCCCGGGCCGATGCTCCGGGTGCGCCGGGGCGACACGGTCAACCTGACGCTCTCCAGCCCCGACAGCAACTCGATGCCGCACAACATCGACCTGCACGCGGTGTACGGGCCGGGCGGCGGGGCCGAGGCGACGAGCATCAACCCCGGCGAGAGCGCGACCATCGAGTTCCGGGCGATGTACCCCGGCGTCCACATCTACCACTGTGCGGTGCCGAACCTCGACCAGCACATCAGCGCCGGCATGTTCGGGGCCATCCTGGTCGAACCCGAGGACGGCCTGCCCGAGGTCGACCACGAGTTCTACTTCGGCCAGCACGAGATCTACACCGACAAGGCCGCCGGCGAGGAGGGTCACCACGGCTTCGACTTCGAGGCGATGAAGAAGGAGGAGCCGAGCTACGTCGTCTACAACGGCGAGGCGTACGCCTTCACCGAGAACGGCTACGGGCCCGTCGAGGTGGACAAGGGCGACCGCGTCCGCATATTCATGTCCAACGGCGGCCCGAACCTCACCAGCTCCTGGCACGCCATCGGCAACGTCTGGACCGACTTCTACCGGGACGGCGCGCTCGCGAACGAGCCCGAGAACTACGTCGAGACCGCGCCGGTCGCGCCGGGCACGGTGGCCTGCGCGGAGATCGACACGCCCGTCCCCGAGCCGATCAAGCTGGTCGACCACGCCCTCACCCGGGTCGCCCGGAAGGGCATGATGGGCGTCATCCAGGTGAACGGCTCGCCCGAACCCGACATCTTCGACCCGGACCCCTGA
- a CDS encoding halocyanin domain-containing protein: protein MARDTRLDRRTFVKTAATATALTGIAGCLGGGGGDNDDENGDDGGDTEFDGWFDNVGNFDGVADHTGESEVTVTVGAQGNGGAFAFDPPAIRVDAGTTVVWEWTGSGGSHNVVAEDGSFESDLVGSEGHTFDHTFDATGTTKYVCTPHEQQGMRGAVVVE from the coding sequence ATGGCTCGCGATACGAGACTCGACCGACGGACGTTCGTGAAGACCGCAGCGACCGCGACCGCCCTCACCGGCATCGCTGGCTGTCTCGGCGGCGGGGGTGGCGACAACGACGACGAGAACGGCGACGACGGCGGCGACACCGAGTTCGACGGCTGGTTCGACAACGTCGGCAACTTCGACGGCGTCGCCGACCACACCGGCGAGTCCGAGGTGACGGTGACCGTCGGTGCCCAGGGCAACGGCGGCGCGTTCGCGTTCGACCCGCCGGCCATCCGCGTCGACGCCGGCACCACCGTCGTCTGGGAGTGGACCGGCAGCGGCGGGAGCCACAACGTCGTCGCGGAGGACGGGAGCTTCGAGAGCGACCTCGTCGGGAGCGAGGGCCACACGTTCGACCACACGTTCGACGCCACAGGCACGACGAAGTACGTCTGCACGCCCCACGAGCAACAGGGGATGAGGGGCGCAGTCGTCGTCGAATAG
- a CDS encoding DUF7342 family protein translates to MSSDSLAVDSDSHGQPDPRAVVGALADDDCRAIVEFLDEPATAGEVAEEADVPLSTTYRKLDRLVDAGLVTERTDALRRGQPTTRYRRAFESVRVETDEGGSLAAVVEERAETADERLEDLWTELRMETGGGT, encoded by the coding sequence ATGAGCAGTGACAGCCTCGCCGTCGATAGCGACAGCCACGGACAGCCCGACCCTCGCGCGGTCGTCGGCGCGCTCGCCGACGACGACTGCCGGGCCATCGTCGAGTTCCTCGACGAACCCGCGACCGCAGGCGAGGTCGCCGAGGAGGCCGATGTCCCGCTCTCGACGACCTACCGGAAGCTCGACCGGCTGGTCGACGCCGGGCTGGTGACCGAGCGCACGGACGCGCTCCGGCGCGGCCAGCCGACGACGCGGTACCGACGGGCGTTCGAGTCGGTCCGGGTCGAGACGGACGAGGGCGGCTCGCTCGCGGCTGTCGTGGAGGAGCGGGCCGAGACTGCGGACGAGCGCCTCGAGGACCTCTGGACCGAACTCCGGATGGAGACCGGCGGCGGGACGTAA
- a CDS encoding helix-turn-helix domain-containing protein, producing the protein MPRAELTLTVPEGVWIGDISREHPEARLRILAALTDDDAGVGLAEVIAADLPPVITAIDADDTVTELEVLQADDGKALVQFETTTPFLLLPVQGSGVPLEMPFTLENGKAEWEITAPQHRLSALAEQLDTFGIPYTVEQVSQRVEPERLLTDSQLRLLLAAVDHGYYDTPRDCSLTELADELGMAKSTASETLHRAEEAVVKRFVENVDEDVLVEH; encoded by the coding sequence ATGCCACGCGCAGAACTCACCCTCACCGTACCCGAGGGGGTCTGGATCGGCGACATCTCGCGGGAACACCCCGAGGCGCGCCTCCGGATCCTCGCCGCGCTCACCGACGACGACGCCGGCGTCGGACTGGCGGAGGTCATCGCGGCGGACCTCCCACCGGTCATCACGGCCATCGACGCGGACGACACGGTCACCGAACTCGAGGTCCTGCAGGCCGACGACGGCAAGGCGCTGGTCCAGTTCGAGACCACGACACCGTTCCTCCTGCTCCCGGTGCAGGGCTCCGGTGTGCCGCTCGAGATGCCGTTCACGCTGGAGAACGGGAAGGCGGAGTGGGAGATCACCGCACCCCAGCACCGACTCTCGGCGCTCGCCGAACAGCTCGACACGTTCGGCATCCCCTACACCGTCGAACAGGTGAGCCAGCGCGTCGAACCCGAGCGACTGCTCACCGACAGCCAGCTCCGCCTGCTGCTGGCGGCCGTCGACCACGGCTACTACGACACACCCCGTGACTGCTCGCTCACCGAGCTCGCAGACGAGCTGGGGATGGCGAAGTCGACGGCCTCCGAGACGCTGCACCGCGCGGAGGAGGCCGTCGTGAAACGGTTCGTCGAGAACGTCGACGAGGACGTGCTGGTCGAGCACTGA
- a CDS encoding DUF2249 domain-containing protein: MHTDEPTRVLDVRDVDGEPFGHIDDALAELSDSERLLLVNAFEPVPLYDVLERRGFDYGTEQVAPDEWHVTIEAV; encoded by the coding sequence ATGCACACCGACGAGCCCACGCGGGTGCTCGACGTACGGGACGTAGACGGCGAGCCGTTCGGCCACATCGACGACGCGCTCGCCGAACTGTCTGACAGCGAGCGACTGCTGCTCGTGAACGCCTTCGAGCCGGTCCCGCTGTACGACGTCCTCGAACGGCGCGGCTTCGATTACGGGACCGAACAGGTCGCGCCCGACGAGTGGCACGTCACCATCGAGGCGGTCTGA
- a CDS encoding CBS domain-containing protein: MPIEDLARSDVVTAPPDTSIESLAATMDEESVGSVVVTRDDVPAGIVTDRDLTVRVLAAARDPTDLTARDVMTEDLCTVQRGDGFYEAATTMAENGVRRLPVCEGESLEGIITADDLTELLADEQQHLADLVRAQRPEY; the protein is encoded by the coding sequence ATGCCAATCGAAGACCTAGCCAGAAGCGACGTCGTGACCGCACCGCCAGACACATCGATCGAAAGCCTCGCTGCGACCATGGACGAAGAATCGGTCGGGAGCGTCGTCGTCACGCGCGACGATGTGCCCGCCGGCATCGTCACCGACCGCGACCTGACCGTCCGGGTCCTCGCAGCGGCGCGTGACCCGACCGACCTGACCGCGAGGGACGTGATGACCGAGGACCTCTGTACGGTCCAGCGCGGGGACGGGTTCTACGAGGCGGCCACCACGATGGCCGAAAACGGGGTCCGTCGCCTCCCGGTCTGTGAAGGGGAGTCCCTCGAAGGGATCATCACCGCCGACGACCTGACCGAGCTCCTCGCCGACGAGCAACAGCACCTCGCCGACCTCGTCCGCGCCCAGCGCCCGGAGTACTGA
- the tenA gene encoding thiaminase II, translating to MAFSDELLAAGDHIWKAQYEHPFVTELADGTLDEAAFRHWVEQDYRYLLDYARTFAIAGTKTRDEATMAHLLGVAHTVLDYEMDLHREFAAQYDLTPGDLESVRKTPTCVAYTNYLVRTAHEGSVAEIAAAIYPCGQGYLDVARHMADRMDDEHRYTPFVEKYTSDEFVEAVGWLREFVDRCGERYPGEHDAMREAFLTSARLEHSFWEMAYTREDWAV from the coding sequence ATGGCCTTCAGCGACGAACTCCTCGCGGCGGGCGATCACATCTGGAAGGCACAGTACGAGCACCCGTTCGTGACCGAACTCGCGGACGGCACGCTCGACGAGGCCGCGTTCCGGCACTGGGTCGAGCAGGACTACCGCTACCTGCTGGACTACGCGCGGACGTTCGCCATCGCGGGGACGAAGACACGCGACGAGGCGACGATGGCCCACCTCCTCGGCGTCGCCCACACCGTGCTCGACTACGAGATGGACCTCCACCGCGAGTTCGCGGCCCAGTACGACCTCACGCCGGGGGACCTCGAATCCGTCCGGAAGACCCCGACCTGCGTCGCGTACACGAACTACCTCGTCCGGACGGCACACGAGGGCTCCGTCGCCGAGATCGCCGCGGCCATCTACCCCTGCGGGCAGGGCTACCTCGACGTCGCCCGGCACATGGCCGACCGGATGGACGACGAGCACCGGTACACCCCGTTCGTCGAGAAGTACACGAGCGACGAGTTCGTGGAGGCCGTCGGCTGGCTGCGCGAGTTCGTCGACCGCTGTGGCGAGCGCTACCCCGGCGAGCACGACGCCATGCGCGAGGCGTTCCTCACGAGCGCCCGGCTCGAACACTCGTTCTGGGAGATGGCGTACACGCGGGAGGACTGGGCGGTCTGA
- a CDS encoding DUF2249 domain-containing protein — protein sequence MSENQIDVRELPPQQRHPTIHDAFDELDAGEALTLVNDHDPKPLFYEFQAEVDDFDADGYTVDRVADDEFVATLPKK from the coding sequence ATGTCCGAGAACCAGATCGACGTCCGCGAACTGCCCCCACAGCAGCGCCACCCGACGATACACGATGCCTTCGACGAACTCGACGCCGGCGAGGCGCTGACCCTCGTCAACGACCACGACCCGAAGCCGCTGTTCTACGAGTTCCAGGCCGAGGTCGACGACTTCGACGCCGACGGCTACACCGTCGACCGCGTCGCCGACGACGAGTTCGTCGCGACGTTGCCGAAGAAGTAG